The following nucleotide sequence is from Thermostaphylospora chromogena.
GAGCAGGACCCTGCGGTCGGTGTCCACGACGGCCTTGGCCCGGCCCCGGTAGCCTTCGGCCACCAGGGAGGCGCCGGCGACACCGCCCAGGTCGTATTCGACCGCGCGGACGGGGAAGCCCTCCTCGCGCGCCCTGGCCTCGGTGCGGCCCACCGCGCACACCTGCGGCTCGGTGAAGACGACCTGCGGCGCGCCGACGTCGTCCGCGCGGGCGCGCATGTTCGGCAGGGTGTCGGCGTCGCCGCGGGCGCGGGCCGCGATCACGTCGCCGCACACGCGAGCCTGGTACTTGCCCATGTGGGTGAGCAGGTTGCGGCCGTTGACGTCGCCCACGGCGTACAGCCAGCCGCCTTCGACGCCGGTCACCCGCATGCTGTCGTCCACCGGGCCCGGCCGGGAGAGGCCCACGGTGTCCAGGCCGAGGCCGTCGACGGCGGCCCGGCGGCCGGTGGCGACGAGGATCTCGTCGGCCACGACGCGGGAGCCGTCGTCGAGGTGTACGGTCACCTCACCGCCCGCGACGGGGCGTTCCACCTTGACGGCGTTGCGCCCGAGCAGGATGCGCACCCCCTGCTCGGTCAGCGACCGGTGGACCAGCTCGCCCGCGAACGGTTCGACGCGCCCCAGCAGCCCGTCGCCGCGCACGATCATCGTGGTGTCCGCGGCGCCCAGACGGTGCAGCGCCTGAGCCATCTCGCAGGCCACGACACCGCCGCCGATGACCACCAGCCGCTCCGGCACGTCCTTCACGCCGGTGGCCTCGCGGTTGGTCCACGGCTCGGCCTCGGCCAGCCCTTCGATGGGCGGGATGACGGGGACGCTGCCGGTGGCCAGCACGACGGCGTGGCGGGCGAGCAGCGGGCCGTCCGCGTCTCGCGCGCCGTCGACCCGGACCTGCCGCACGCCGGCGAGACGGCCCCGGCCCCGGATGAACGTGACGGGCACGCTGTCGAGCCATTCGACCTGGCCGCCGTCGTCGTAGCGGGAGACCATCGCGTCGCGCCTGCCCAGCACGGCGGCGGTGTCGATCGGGGCGACCTCCAGGCCGGGCACCCTGCTCACCTCGGCGGCCAGTTCCACCGGGCGGAGCAGCGTCTTGCTGGGGATGCACGCCCAATAGGAGCATTCACCGCCCGCCAGCTCCTTCTCGACCACGGCCACGCTCAACCCGCCGCGCGCGGCGCGGTCGGCGACGTTCTCTCCCGCCGGACCGGCCCCGATGACGATCACGTCGAAGACATCGGACACGACGATCTCTCCCTTCCCCGCTCTTCCACCCGCGGGCTTTCCGGTGCCGCCTCGCGAGGGCGGCCGGGCATCGACGTCGGCGGGCGGCGGGGACGTCCGGCGCACCCTCACCGGTCACTCTTCCGCATGCGGCCGGTTTCACACTGGTTCCGCGCTGATCGAGAAGTCCGTATGCCGACGCGGCGGCTTGAGCATCGCCGACGACAACCCTATCGATCACGAAATGTCACAACACGCCGGTACGGTGCACGGCGTGAGCCGTCGGTCATGGGTATGGTGGACGGTCGCCTTCGCCGCTCCGCTGGTGTCCTTCCTACCGGTGCTCCCCAGCGGTTACGCCTGGGTCTACGCCGGCCGCGTGACCTGTCCCGCGCATGAGGCGTTGCTGAAGGACCTGTACCCCTTCTTGGAGGTCGTCTTCAGCGTGCCGCTGATGTGGTACTGCGGCCTGCCCGCCGTGGCGACGGCGGCCGTGGCCGCGTGGGCGGCGAACCGCTGGGGACGTCCCCGGTGGGGCCGGGTGACGACGCGGATCCTGGCGCTGGCCGTACTCCTGAGCTACATCCCCTCCCAGGCGGGGCGGGCGATCGACACCGCGATCGACGCCGACTGCCTGGCCCGCTGGGGCGGGACGGACGCTCTCTTCTACGACCTGCTGGGCACCGGCCCCGCGCTGGTCGCGGCCTGCGCCCTGCTGGCGGCGGCGCGCGTCCCGCGCGACCGCTCGCGGCGGTCGTGGCCGCGCCGTACCGCCGCGACGCTCGTCCCGTTCACCCTGCTGCTCCTGCTGCCCGCCGCCGACTCCGCCGCCGAACACATCACCCCGGCCGCGGAGTGCGAGGAGTTCAAGTCCGAGTGGCACCACCGGAGACCGAGCGGTGAACGGGAATTCCTGTGCTTCATCAGGCAGGCCCACCCCGACCTGTTCGGCGGCATGCCCGACCGCCAGGTGCTGGTCTACGGCCGCCGGCTGTGCGCCATCCGCACCGGCGACGCCCCCGACACCCTGAGCCGCCAAGACCCCAGGCTGGACGCGTACCACATGTCCTACTCCCTCGCCGCGCTCTGCCCCGACGTGGCGGCGCTCGTCGACCGGGAGGAACGGGAGAGAAAGCAGCAGGAACAGCGGGAACTCGCCGCCCGGAAGGCCGAGGAGAGGCGCCGGTGCCGGGCCGCCCACCGGCGCACGCCACGGATCAAGCCGGTCCAGACCGTCGAGAAGCCGGTATGGACCGCCTACGGCGTCATGGACGCCTACGAGACCGAGGAGGTGGAAGAGCCGCCGACAGGCGACGACAGGCTGGTCGACACGCGTCCCGGCGCGGTCTACGTGTACGTGCACGCCGACCGCCTCACCTGCGTGACGGCCGAGACCTACCGGCGGCGGCCGCCCGCGGAGCCGAAGGGGTGGGACCGCGTGGTCGAGATCGGCTACACCAGTCCCACCGGCAAGCTGGAGTTCCAGCAGGGTTCGGGGTACCGGGTGCTGCCGAACCTGCTCGTCGACGGCGAAGGCCGCTACCGGCTGCGCGTCCACCACCGCGGGCCGGACCGCGAGGACGTGCAGCGTCTCCTGATCCAGGTGTTCCCGGCGAAAACGTCGAAGAGATCACACGTCACGGGCCTTCGCATCGCCGACCGGCCAGGCTAGCGTTATCGGCGGTTCACAGGAGGTGTCCCGTGTCTGTTCATCACGTTGAGATCGGCGTCGGCGACCTCGACCGCTCTGTCGACTTCTACCGGAGTCTGCTCGGCGCGCGACCGGTGGAACTGCCGGGTGGGCCGGACGTACGGTGGCTGTCGGTCGGATCGGTGCTGCTCAAACTCGTGCTTCGCCCCGGCGGCGACCTCTCCGGATGGCGGAACGACAACCTGCAGCGCGGTGTACGGCACCTCGGATTCAAGGTCGGTGACGTGGACGCCCAGGCCGAACGGGTCAGGGACGCCGGGGTACCGTTCACCCTGCCGCCCACCGACGCCCTGGGCGGCGTGCGCATCGCGTTCTTCCAGGACCCCGACGGCACCCACCTGGAATTCGTCGACAACCACCTCACCTACACCACCCTGTGGTCCCGGGAGATCGCCGACCGTGAACGCCTGGCCGCCCGCACGCGCCCTCGCACGGCGGGTCCCATCTTCGACCACGTGGCGGTGACCGTCGCCGACCTCGACACCGCGCTCACCTGCTACCGCGACGGCCTGGGATTCGAACCGGTCGGCCAGGTCACCCGCGACGACGAACCCGACGGTTTCGTGCGCACCTACCTGCACGCGGGCAACGCCGTACTGGAGCTGTTCTCCTTCACCTCGCCCGTCACGCCCGGCCCGCGGGTGAGCGACTCCACGCACGGCGTCCGGCACGTCGCCGTCACCGTGGACGATCCGGAACGGGCCGCGGAGCGTCTGCTCGCCGCCGGCGCCGCCCGCGGCGAGAACGGCGTCATCCTCGACCCCGACGGCGTCCCCCTCACCCCGATCACCCGCTGATCGCGTCTCCGCCCGGCTCCGGGGGGCGGAGCCGGGCGGATCACCGGTGCAAAGCGATCAGTCCAGGTAATCCCGCAGAGCCTGGGACCGGGAGGGGTGGCGCAGCTTGGACATGGTCTTGGACTCGATCTGCCGGATGCGCTCGCGCGTCACGCCGTAGACCTTGCCGATCTCGTCGAGGGTCCTGGCCTGGCCGTCGGCCAGCCCGAACCGCATCGACACCACACCCGCCTCACGCTCCGACAGCGTGTCCAGCACCGAGTGGAGCTGGCGCTGGAGCAGCGAGAACGCCACGGCGTCCTCCGGCACGATGGCCTCGGTGTCCTCGATCAGGTCACCGAACTCGCTGTCGCCCTCCTCACCCAGCGGCGTGTGCAGCGAGATCGGCTCCCGGCCGTACTTCTGCACCTCGATGACCTTCTCCGGCGTCATGTCCAGCTCCTTGGACAGCTCCTCCGGAGTGGGCTCGCGGCCGAGGTCCTGCAGCATCTGCCGCTGCACCCGGGCCAGCTTGTTGATCACCTCGACCATGTGCACCGGGATGCGGATGGTGCGCGCCTGGTCGGCCATGGCCCGGGTGATCGCCTGCTTGATCCACCAGGTGGCGTAGGTGGAGAACTTGAAGCCCTTGGTGTAGTCGAACTTCTCCACCGCGCGGATCAGCCCCAGGTTGCCCTCCTGGATCAGGTCCAGGAACAGCATGCCCCGGCCGGTGTAGCGCTTGGCCAGCGACACCACCAGCCGCAGGTTGGCCTCCAGCAGGTGCTCCTTGGCGCGGCGGCCGTCCTCGGCGATCCACTCCAGCTCGGCGCGGACGTCCGCCGGCAGGTTGTCGCCCTCGTTGGCCAGCTGCTCCTCGGCGAACAGGCCGGCCTCGATCCGCTTGGCGAGCTCGACCTCCTGTTCGGCGGTGAGCAGCGGCACCTTGCCGATCTGCTTCAGGTAGTCCTTGACCGGGTCGGTCGTGGCGCCGGAGACGAGCTGAGCCGCCGGTCCGCCGTCGTCATCGTCGTCGTCGAGCAGGAGGATGACCTCGTCGTCGTCATCCATCGCCGCCGGCTCCGACAGCAGTTCGTTCCCGGGATCGTTCAGCTCGGAGGACTCTGCGTGAGTCGAACTGGCGGGCGACACGGATACCTCCTGAGACGAGCTCGTGGCTGCCGCGCTGGTGAGCGGACCGCACACCGTTCGTCTGTCCTAACGCCCCCTCTGCCACATCCCATTCCCGTGACGTACCCGAATCCCCGCGTACACGGCCGTTGCCGCCTCTATGATCATGAATTTCACCCCCTGGACCGATCCGCGTCTTCGGCCACGGCCGGCGGCAGCCGTACGGGGCGAGCGGCGGCTGCGGGGGCCGAGCGGCGCCCGCGACACGCCCCGGCGGAAACCGTGCGGAGGAATCGTGGGGAAATCATCGCCGAGCGGGCCGGCGGGTGCCACGCGACCGCCGTCCCGTAAGGAATCGCGCGTGACCGGCGGACGACCGCGACCGCCGCCACGGGGCGAAGGCGGAGCGCTCGGCCCCCGCGTGTCGGCTTTTACGCGATGTTCGGGTGCCGGGTTCGGCTACCGTTGACCTGACCTCGTCCGATCGGAGGTACGCGGTGAAGACCCGGCAGGCGACGGCGCCCGCGCGCCACCCGGCGCGTCCCCGGGCGCTTCCGCATGCCGGTCGCCGGGCGGAGCCTTCCGCTTCCGGCGGGTCTCATCCCGCGCCCGACCACCCCCATCGCGACGCGGTCCCCTCGGCGGGAGGAGGCGCCGGACGGGCGGCGTGGTCGCGGGCGGCCACCGTCCTCAATCACGACCGCCGCCTGTGGACGCTGCTGTGTCTGCTCTTCTCCACCCTCCTGATCGGCGGGCTGGGCACCCAGACGCACCCGTCCCCGCTGTCCGCGTCCGGTCCCGCCACGCAACCGGGAGACTCGTCGGCGTCCCGCAAGACCGGGCGGGCCGATGACGACGGCGGGCCCAAGTCCCGGCATGTGGAGCGGAGCCGACAGCACGCCACGGTGGCGAGCGGTCCGGGCGCCCCGCCCTCCGGCGGGCAGGGCACGCCGGCCGCGCTCGCCGCTCCCGCCCGTCCCGCCGACGTGGCGGATGCCCGTACGGCTCCGCCGGGCTCTGACACCCCGAGCCCCGTCACCGGTCTTCTCGCCGCGCCTCTCCGCGCTCCCCCTCCCCGGGCCGTCTGATGACACCGGCCGAGCAGGCGGTCTACGGCCGTTCCCGCTAGGCGGGTGTCGCATGTGTTTCTTGGTCGCCCGCAAGGGCTTTCGAATTCACGTAGTGCACAGCCTGTGGAGGCTTCATGTCCCGCGCCAACACGGTGCGCGCGGTGGCGGCGCTCGCCGTCATCGTGGTCTCTTTCTTGCTAGCGATTAACATCCCGCCGCGTCTCGGCCTCGACCTGCGCGGCGGAACTCAACTCGTATTCGAAACGCGCGACTCCCCGACGGTCGAGGCGAACGCCGAGTCGACCGATCGCGCGCTGGAAGTGCTGCGACGCCGCGTGGACAGCCTGGGCGTGACGGAGCCGACGCTCGCCCGGTCGGGTGAGACCCGCATCATCGTCGAGCTCCCCGGCGTGCAGGATCCGCGCCAGGCCGCCGAGGTGATCGGTAAGACCGCGCAGCTCACCTTCCACCCCGTGCTCGGCTACGAGGAGCCGGAGGCGACTCCCAGCGCCACGGCCTCCCCCGAGGCCAGCCCGGAGGCCACCGCCGAGACCAGCCCGAACGCCACGCCGAAGAAGGGGAAGGGCCCGAAGGAGAGCCCGCAGGCCACCGCCGAGGCGTCCCCCGGGTCGCCCGGGTCGAGCCCCGAGGGGCCGACGCCCAGCCCCGAGGCCACGTCCCAGGAGGACGAGTCCCAGAAGCAGGACGAGTCCCAGAAGCAGGGCGACGAGCTGGTCCTCCCCGACGAGAGCGGGGCGCGGCTGCGGCTCGGCCCCGCGCGGCTGACGGGTAACGGGGTGAGCGACGCCGCGGCGGGGGTCGACCCGCAGAGCGGTGGCGGCTGGTTCGTCACCGTGGACTTCCGCAGCGGCGACGGCGAAGAGTGGACGAAGCTGACCGGAGAGGCCGCCTGCTACCAGCCGGGCGACCCGCGGCGGCGGGTGGCCATCGTGCTGGACGGCGAGATCATCTCCTCGCCGCAGGTGAACGAGACCGTGGCGTGCAACGTGGGTCTGCCCCGCGACTCCACCCAGATCACCGGATCGTTCACTCCCGAGGAGGCCCAGAACCTCGCCACGCTGATCAAGGGCGGTGCCCTGCCGGTTCCGGTGGAGGTCATCGAGCAGCGGACCGTCGGCCCCACCCTGGGCGCGGAGGCGATCGAGGCCAGCGCCAAGGCCGCGGTGGCGGGCGTGATCCTCACCGGCCTGTTCATCGTCTTCATCTACCGGGTGGTCGGCCTGATGGCCACGGTGGCGCTGGCGAGCTACGGCCTCATCTCGTACGCGGCGCTGGTCGCCATCGGCGCCACCCTCACCCTCCCCGGTCTGGCGGGTTTCGTGCTCGCGATCGGTATGGCGGTCGACGCCAACGTGCTGGTCTTCGAGCGCGCACGGGAGGAGTACGTCGCCGAGTCGCGTAAGGGCCTGCGCACCGCGCTGGAACGCGGCTTCCGCTTCGCGTGGAGCGCGATCGCGGACTCCAACATCACCACGCTGCTCGCCGCCGCACTGCTGTTCTTCCTCGCCTCCGGCCCGGTGCGGGGCTTCGGTGTGACGCTCAGCATCGGTGTGGTGGCCTCGCTGGTCTCCGCGATGCTGATCACTCGCGTGCTCGCCCAGTGGGCGGTCAACCGGCGAGGGCTCATCAAGCGGCCGAAGGTCTCCGGCCTGGGCGGCATCGGCCGCGTGCGCGAGTGGCTGAACCGC
It contains:
- a CDS encoding RNA polymerase sigma factor, encoding MCGPLTSAAATSSSQEVSVSPASSTHAESSELNDPGNELLSEPAAMDDDDEVILLLDDDDDDGGPAAQLVSGATTDPVKDYLKQIGKVPLLTAEQEVELAKRIEAGLFAEEQLANEGDNLPADVRAELEWIAEDGRRAKEHLLEANLRLVVSLAKRYTGRGMLFLDLIQEGNLGLIRAVEKFDYTKGFKFSTYATWWIKQAITRAMADQARTIRIPVHMVEVINKLARVQRQMLQDLGREPTPEELSKELDMTPEKVIEVQKYGREPISLHTPLGEEGDSEFGDLIEDTEAIVPEDAVAFSLLQRQLHSVLDTLSEREAGVVSMRFGLADGQARTLDEIGKVYGVTRERIRQIESKTMSKLRHPSRSQALRDYLD
- a CDS encoding dihydrolipoyl dehydrogenase family protein, whose protein sequence is MSDVFDVIVIGAGPAGENVADRAARGGLSVAVVEKELAGGECSYWACIPSKTLLRPVELAAEVSRVPGLEVAPIDTAAVLGRRDAMVSRYDDGGQVEWLDSVPVTFIRGRGRLAGVRQVRVDGARDADGPLLARHAVVLATGSVPVIPPIEGLAEAEPWTNREATGVKDVPERLVVIGGGVVACEMAQALHRLGAADTTMIVRGDGLLGRVEPFAGELVHRSLTEQGVRILLGRNAVKVERPVAGGEVTVHLDDGSRVVADEILVATGRRAAVDGLGLDTVGLSRPGPVDDSMRVTGVEGGWLYAVGDVNGRNLLTHMGKYQARVCGDVIAARARGDADTLPNMRARADDVGAPQVVFTEPQVCAVGRTEARAREEGFPVRAVEYDLGGVAGASLVAEGYRGRAKAVVDTDRRVLLGVTFAGQGVAEMLHAATIAVTAEVTLDDLWHAVPAFPTISEVWLRLLEAYGM
- the secD gene encoding protein translocase subunit SecD; the protein is MSRANTVRAVAALAVIVVSFLLAINIPPRLGLDLRGGTQLVFETRDSPTVEANAESTDRALEVLRRRVDSLGVTEPTLARSGETRIIVELPGVQDPRQAAEVIGKTAQLTFHPVLGYEEPEATPSATASPEASPEATAETSPNATPKKGKGPKESPQATAEASPGSPGSSPEGPTPSPEATSQEDESQKQDESQKQGDELVLPDESGARLRLGPARLTGNGVSDAAAGVDPQSGGGWFVTVDFRSGDGEEWTKLTGEAACYQPGDPRRRVAIVLDGEIISSPQVNETVACNVGLPRDSTQITGSFTPEEAQNLATLIKGGALPVPVEVIEQRTVGPTLGAEAIEASAKAAVAGVILTGLFIVFIYRVVGLMATVALASYGLISYAALVAIGATLTLPGLAGFVLAIGMAVDANVLVFERAREEYVAESRKGLRTALERGFRFAWSAIADSNITTLLAAALLFFLASGPVRGFGVTLSIGVVASLVSAMLITRVLAQWAVNRRGLIKRPKVSGLGGIGRVREWLNRRQPNIMRHRRLWLGLAALAVVISFVGLGVRGLNFGVEFTGGRLMDYTTSKPISADEAREAVSDAGFPNAVVQSSGDGISVRTGQISGDDQVRIQNALEEVAGEVTKERDELIGPSLGDELRRNALIALAVALAAQLLYLAVRFRWTFGTSAVIALFVDVAVVVGAFAWLGKPIDGVFLAAILTVIGYSVNDKVVVFDRIREAWGLNRRKPFAEVTNTAILQTIPRTVNTGLGAIFILAALAVFGGDSLRDFAIALLIGIVTGTVSSALVAGPMAIELESRSSLPPPQPPAKRVRRPREGTGAVL
- a CDS encoding VOC family protein — encoded protein: MSVHHVEIGVGDLDRSVDFYRSLLGARPVELPGGPDVRWLSVGSVLLKLVLRPGGDLSGWRNDNLQRGVRHLGFKVGDVDAQAERVRDAGVPFTLPPTDALGGVRIAFFQDPDGTHLEFVDNHLTYTTLWSREIADRERLAARTRPRTAGPIFDHVAVTVADLDTALTCYRDGLGFEPVGQVTRDDEPDGFVRTYLHAGNAVLELFSFTSPVTPGPRVSDSTHGVRHVAVTVDDPERAAERLLAAGAARGENGVILDPDGVPLTPITR